In Candidatus Kaistella beijingensis, a genomic segment contains:
- a CDS encoding polysaccharide biosynthesis/export family protein yields the protein MSNNNFEQEVSQAKFAGLHIQEGDQLQILVSAFDDIAVRPFNMNTMPRTGNNTNNTSSSASTASTPSEYTVGSDGTIVFPVLGTVYCKGMTKQQLKSDLESRLKRYLTDPLVTITLSNFNISVLGEVKSPGQKTSPTEKINIFQAIALAGDMTYDANRTNVKLIRTSDVSGKDEVVSLDLSEASIVNSPYYYLQQNDILYIEPDRNKQIQVNNDSGTDKWLRYGGIGLGLLTLILTLTRK from the coding sequence ATGTCGAACAATAATTTCGAGCAGGAGGTTTCACAGGCAAAATTTGCAGGGCTGCATATTCAGGAGGGAGATCAGTTGCAGATTTTGGTTTCAGCCTTTGATGATATTGCAGTTCGACCTTTCAATATGAATACCATGCCCAGAACAGGCAACAATACCAACAATACTTCTTCTTCCGCATCAACTGCCTCAACACCTAGCGAATATACCGTTGGTTCAGACGGTACTATTGTTTTTCCGGTTTTGGGGACAGTTTATTGCAAGGGTATGACCAAACAGCAGCTTAAGTCGGATTTGGAAAGCAGGTTAAAGCGCTACCTTACCGATCCACTTGTTACCATTACATTGTCGAACTTCAATATCAGCGTTTTAGGTGAGGTTAAAAGTCCTGGTCAAAAAACAAGTCCAACGGAGAAAATTAACATTTTTCAGGCTATTGCTTTGGCAGGCGATATGACTTATGATGCTAACAGAACTAATGTGAAGTTGATCAGAACATCAGATGTGTCAGGTAAAGATGAAGTTGTTTCGCTTGATCTTTCGGAGGCTTCCATTGTTAATTCTCCCTATTATTATCTTCAACAGAATGATATTCTCTATATTGAGCCAGACCGTAATAAGCAGATACAGGTCAATAATGATTCTGGAACTGATAAATGGTTAAGGTACGGAGGTATAGGTCTTGGGCTCTTAACTTTAATTTTAACATTAACCCGAAAATAG
- a CDS encoding RsmD family RNA methyltransferase, protein MYRIISGRWKSKRISAPKNFDVRPTTDFAKEALFSIIENRFDFDEEFISVLDLFAGIGSISLEFASRGCKDVTSVEMNPKHAAFINSTAAELDMSLQINVQRGDVFEYLKKNRNRKTYELVVADPPFDTEEKKYNELIALVLNNNFLKENGIFILEHQSRMKLVHPNLLDTRKYGNVSFSFFKANERESLQVEEAK, encoded by the coding sequence ATGTACAGAATCATAAGCGGTCGCTGGAAATCAAAACGGATTTCTGCCCCAAAAAACTTCGATGTTCGCCCAACCACCGACTTTGCGAAGGAAGCACTTTTCAGCATTATTGAAAACCGTTTCGATTTCGATGAGGAGTTCATTTCCGTGCTCGATTTGTTTGCGGGAATTGGCTCCATCAGTTTGGAATTTGCTTCACGCGGCTGCAAAGATGTGACTTCGGTAGAAATGAACCCGAAACATGCGGCATTTATTAATTCTACGGCGGCTGAACTTGATATGTCTTTGCAAATCAATGTGCAAAGAGGCGATGTTTTTGAATACTTGAAGAAAAACAGAAACCGAAAAACCTACGAATTAGTGGTCGCCGATCCACCGTTCGACACGGAAGAAAAAAAATACAACGAACTGATTGCTTTGGTTTTAAACAATAATTTTTTAAAGGAAAACGGAATTTTCATTCTGGAACACCAAAGCCGAATGAAACTTGTTCATCCCAATTTGCTCGATACCAGAAAATATGGGAATGTAAGTTTTTCTTTTTTTAAAGCTAATGAGCGGGAAAGTCTACAAGTAGAGGAAGCTAAATAA
- a CDS encoding regulatory protein RecX, translated as MVNYCVYQDRCHSEVESKMRDFMLIPEAKEEILLYLMKENYLNEERFTRSYIRGKFYMKSWGRNKIRNHLKFKGISEKLINNCFDEIEEADYDRTLMKIYDDYYQKQSGLKEYQKKSKAIKYLLSRGFEYDEIIRNLSNFSKD; from the coding sequence ATGGTGAACTATTGTGTTTACCAGGATCGCTGTCACAGTGAGGTAGAGTCGAAGATGAGGGATTTTATGCTGATTCCGGAGGCGAAAGAGGAAATCCTGCTGTATTTGATGAAGGAGAACTATCTCAACGAGGAACGTTTTACGAGAAGTTACATTAGGGGTAAATTTTACATGAAATCTTGGGGAAGAAACAAGATTAGAAATCATTTGAAGTTCAAGGGAATTTCCGAGAAGCTGATCAACAATTGCTTTGATGAAATTGAGGAGGCAGACTACGACCGAACGCTGATGAAAATCTATGATGATTATTATCAAAAACAGAGCGGTTTAAAGGAGTATCAAAAAAAATCAAAGGCTATAAAGTATTTATTAAGCAGAGGATTTGAATATGATGAAATAATTAGAAATTTATCAAATTTTAGTAAGGACTAA
- a CDS encoding GumC family protein, whose translation MELLENSGAIQRGKPLNVKKEIVKYLKKWPWFLLSMALFYTAAKIYLRYAQPQYYTKTTLKLQESKAKNAAALNDLKNLGMGVSGDNELQGETTVIVSKPLLRTVAKNLNLDVSFFSQGTIKEVELYDSSPYTGKIIELNNPANFGGATYIITTTGNNSYRISNSGTTYRFGIPAKFPFGTVQLDAKPGNGYSAPIKVVFRNAVNVADGLEGGITVVLPPNKGMLMELSMVGPVPKKSEDILNEVTKQYIIDGINDKNEEAQNTQNFINDRLGIITEDLSGIEGEKERFKRANQITDLEAQANIALQQSIENTKTVLTQGMQLDLINSIYAASKGDQLLPTGMGLPSGAESTIADYNNLLLTRNRVLKQATGENPAVIEMNKQIASLKNLIQKNLLESRETLQLQIAQANAQLNVAKGNISRYPTQEKISRSIDRQQTLKEQLYLYLLQKREENAITLAVTAPKAKVVNPAFTTGKVKPDNQQIILGSLAAGFLLPLLFFYTKNTLDTKVHTKQHIVSHFPNASVIAEIPLNSEENAIVHPNDFSVFAESFRILGSNLKFLLKAKGVETGGVVLVTSSVKGEGKTTISMNTALTLAGKSKVIIVGADIRNPQLHRFVDGKNIGLTDYLVSDEPVPDSLIIKSKINDNLDVLFSGQIAPNPNDLLDMQKFDDMIEYLKTKYDYVVLDSAPVMLVSDTLHLIENSDVVLYVVKSDFTEKEMIDFAAGFQKENMIKNMAFVLNSVKPENTRYGKKYGYGYYSYTHDRQQTKWWKRFI comes from the coding sequence ATGGAACTTTTAGAAAATTCGGGTGCAATACAGAGGGGTAAACCTTTAAATGTAAAAAAGGAGATCGTTAAATATCTTAAGAAATGGCCTTGGTTTTTATTAAGCATGGCACTCTTTTATACCGCTGCAAAGATCTATCTTCGCTATGCGCAGCCACAATATTATACCAAAACAACCCTTAAGCTACAGGAATCGAAAGCAAAAAACGCCGCGGCGCTGAACGATTTGAAAAATCTTGGTATGGGGGTAAGTGGTGACAATGAGTTGCAGGGTGAAACTACGGTGATCGTTTCAAAACCCCTTTTAAGAACAGTAGCAAAAAACCTAAATCTGGATGTAAGTTTCTTCAGCCAAGGTACTATTAAAGAAGTTGAACTTTATGATTCTTCACCCTATACGGGCAAGATTATCGAGCTTAATAATCCAGCAAATTTTGGAGGGGCAACCTATATCATTACTACGACAGGAAATAATTCCTACCGTATCTCGAATAGCGGTACCACATACCGTTTTGGCATTCCTGCCAAGTTTCCTTTTGGAACGGTACAGCTTGATGCAAAGCCGGGAAATGGCTATTCAGCACCAATCAAAGTTGTATTTAGAAATGCCGTGAATGTAGCCGATGGATTAGAAGGTGGGATCACTGTGGTTTTGCCTCCTAACAAAGGAATGTTGATGGAGCTTTCGATGGTAGGACCTGTTCCCAAGAAATCGGAAGATATTTTGAATGAAGTTACCAAGCAATACATCATTGATGGAATCAACGATAAAAATGAAGAGGCACAAAACACTCAAAACTTCATCAACGACCGGCTTGGAATAATCACTGAAGACCTCTCTGGAATTGAAGGCGAGAAGGAACGGTTTAAAAGAGCTAATCAAATTACTGATCTGGAAGCGCAGGCGAATATCGCACTACAGCAATCTATCGAAAATACCAAAACGGTCTTAACTCAAGGCATGCAGCTTGACCTTATCAATTCTATCTATGCAGCTTCTAAAGGAGACCAGCTTTTACCGACTGGAATGGGTTTGCCATCCGGAGCCGAAAGTACCATTGCGGATTATAATAACCTCTTACTTACAAGAAACAGGGTTTTGAAGCAAGCTACAGGAGAGAATCCTGCGGTGATTGAAATGAATAAGCAAATTGCCTCCCTAAAAAATTTAATTCAGAAAAATTTACTGGAATCCCGGGAAACTTTACAGCTTCAAATTGCTCAAGCCAATGCACAACTGAATGTTGCAAAAGGCAATATCAGCAGATATCCAACGCAGGAAAAAATTTCAAGAAGTATTGACAGACAGCAAACGTTAAAAGAACAGCTTTATCTCTATTTACTTCAGAAGAGAGAGGAAAATGCTATTACCTTAGCGGTTACTGCACCAAAAGCCAAAGTAGTGAATCCTGCCTTTACGACAGGAAAAGTGAAGCCCGACAATCAGCAGATTATTTTGGGATCACTGGCTGCTGGATTTTTGCTGCCGCTTCTATTTTTTTATACTAAAAATACGCTGGACACTAAAGTTCACACTAAACAACATATCGTTTCGCATTTCCCCAATGCATCTGTTATTGCAGAAATTCCTTTGAATAGTGAAGAAAATGCGATTGTTCATCCCAATGATTTTTCTGTTTTCGCAGAATCATTTAGAATTTTGGGCTCCAACCTTAAGTTTTTATTGAAGGCAAAAGGAGTTGAAACTGGCGGGGTTGTGTTGGTAACCTCTTCTGTGAAGGGTGAAGGTAAAACCACTATTTCCATGAATACGGCTTTAACATTGGCGGGAAAAAGTAAAGTTATTATTGTGGGAGCAGATATCCGTAATCCACAGCTCCATCGTTTTGTGGACGGGAAAAATATAGGTCTTACCGATTATTTAGTATCCGATGAACCGGTACCAGATTCGTTGATAATAAAGTCAAAAATCAATGACAATCTCGATGTTCTGTTTAGCGGTCAAATTGCACCCAATCCGAACGACTTGCTCGATATGCAGAAGTTTGATGATATGATTGAGTATCTCAAAACAAAGTATGATTATGTGGTGTTGGATTCAGCACCGGTGATGCTGGTGAGCGATACTTTACATTTGATTGAAAATTCAGATGTCGTACTCTATGTTGTGAAATCCGACTTTACGGAAAAGGAAATGATTGATTTTGCTGCAGGTTTTCAAAAAGAGAATATGATTAAAAATATGGCATTTGTGCTCAACAGTGTGAAGCCGGAAAACACCCGTTACGGTAAAAAATATGGTTATGGATATTATTCCTATACCCATGATAGGCAACAAACAAAATGGTGGAAAAGATTTATTTAA
- the hemW gene encoding radical SAM family heme chaperone HemW: MIYLHIPFCKQKCSYCNFHFSTSLHFKEEMIAAIKKEIFLRKDELQDKNLKSLYFGGGTPSILKVDELKSIMDEVLKYFTFEKDIEITLEANPDDLDKSFLKDLANTEINRLSIGTQSFFNEDLMLMNRAHNSSEAESSIKRAQDFGFENISIDLIYGSPTSNFEIWKENLNKTIELQVPHVSSYALTIEPKTALNQWIKQNKIAAPRESEQNREFYYMSDFLKDHGFEHYEISNFGKPGFHSKHNSAYWKYQEYLGIGPSAHSYNGRNERSWNIANNKKYINFLSENKLAKETEILSEKDQFNEMLMIGLRTIWGVDLKSLNQKFSPEILEYLQTEINPKLNEGILTIENNHLKIPEKHWFLADGIASDLFLV; encoded by the coding sequence ATGATCTACCTTCACATTCCTTTCTGCAAGCAAAAATGCAGTTACTGTAATTTTCATTTTTCTACTTCTTTACATTTTAAAGAGGAGATGATTGCTGCCATAAAAAAGGAAATTTTTCTTCGGAAAGATGAACTTCAAGACAAAAACCTTAAATCGCTTTATTTCGGCGGTGGAACTCCTTCCATTTTAAAGGTGGATGAACTGAAATCGATTATGGATGAGGTTCTGAAATATTTCACATTTGAGAAAGATATAGAAATTACACTTGAAGCCAATCCGGATGATTTGGATAAAAGTTTTCTAAAAGATTTGGCAAATACTGAAATCAACCGACTTTCCATTGGAACACAGAGTTTTTTTAATGAAGATTTAATGCTGATGAACCGGGCCCACAATTCCTCGGAAGCTGAAAGCTCCATCAAACGAGCGCAGGACTTTGGTTTCGAAAATATCAGTATTGATTTAATTTACGGTTCACCCACTTCCAATTTTGAAATCTGGAAAGAAAATCTCAACAAAACCATAGAGCTTCAAGTTCCGCATGTTTCTTCTTATGCGTTAACCATTGAACCAAAAACTGCCTTGAATCAATGGATTAAACAAAATAAAATCGCTGCACCAAGAGAATCGGAACAGAACAGGGAGTTTTATTATATGTCGGATTTTCTAAAAGACCACGGTTTTGAGCATTATGAAATTTCCAATTTCGGGAAACCTGGGTTTCATTCTAAACACAATTCCGCTTACTGGAAATACCAGGAATATTTAGGAATCGGCCCATCTGCTCATTCCTACAACGGACGAAACGAAAGAAGCTGGAACATCGCCAACAACAAAAAATACATTAATTTTTTAAGCGAAAACAAACTCGCCAAAGAAACTGAAATACTTTCTGAAAAAGACCAGTTCAACGAAATGCTGATGATTGGTTTACGGACGATTTGGGGTGTAGATTTAAAGTCTTTAAACCAAAAATTCAGTCCAGAAATCTTAGAATATTTACAAACAGAAATCAATCCGAAATTGAATGAAGGAATTTTAACCATCGAGAACAATCACTTAAAAATCCCTGAAAAACACTGGTTTCTTGCGGATGGAATTGCTTCGGACTTGTTTTTAGTGTAA
- a CDS encoding outer membrane beta-barrel protein, with amino-acid sequence MKKINLLIAVLFLTMVSGFTVVKGQDFKYGITANGHRGSIVGVHDRSVGKWGAGLGVFGQIPLVENDIFDSAWLYLTGQLEYTMQGENAKVNTDLYGIQKFHHDYVAAELYLKYFFHRNNNKSDIFIFAGPKIEFLVREDRKVDPAYDLVHYKFNLDDKVKGFGYGVSFGAGLQVSQRMEAFIRYDRGFSKVYPNNNTHNTYNRLIAVGVNYYLNDSWR; translated from the coding sequence ATGAAGAAAATCAATTTGCTCATCGCGGTTTTGTTTTTAACCATGGTTAGTGGTTTCACTGTGGTTAAAGGCCAAGATTTTAAATACGGTATAACGGCAAACGGTCATCGAGGGTCAATTGTGGGAGTGCACGACCGCTCTGTAGGGAAATGGGGAGCTGGGCTAGGTGTTTTCGGACAAATCCCTTTAGTTGAAAATGATATTTTTGATTCGGCGTGGCTTTATTTAACTGGGCAATTGGAATATACTATGCAGGGAGAAAATGCAAAGGTGAATACTGATTTATATGGAATCCAAAAATTTCATCATGATTATGTTGCTGCGGAGCTATATTTGAAATATTTCTTTCACAGAAATAACAATAAGAGTGATATTTTCATTTTTGCAGGTCCCAAAATTGAGTTTTTAGTACGAGAAGACCGGAAGGTAGATCCAGCTTACGACTTGGTACATTATAAATTCAATCTTGACGATAAGGTAAAAGGTTTTGGTTACGGAGTATCTTTTGGTGCTGGTTTGCAGGTTTCACAGCGTATGGAGGCTTTTATAAGATATGATCGTGGTTTTAGTAAAGTATATCCAAATAATAACACCCATAACACTTATAATCGTTTAATTGCCGTGGGAGTAAATTATTATCTAAACGATAGTTGGAGATAA
- a CDS encoding DUF3822 family protein, translated as MQKLSLLFTKDGLQYQLSKNRNVQHEQSFFMNEETGDNFVSEKLDEILAQKNFQEISVISALNHFTLMPENFSDHESGYDLIAYNSAVEREKEELMLSVNKKFGVQFYYTFPKDFYQKIKSLNLPTKFNFSGEKFLNALNPRSQKEIHINLYHHQCEFFAIAGKKVILYNNLDVNSEVDFLYFIMFTLSKIGFGIDETQFYVYGETTENETFISELQKFVKYLKIVFDNLPKKNFILAG; from the coding sequence ATGCAGAAATTATCTTTACTTTTTACCAAAGACGGGCTTCAGTATCAGCTTTCAAAAAACAGAAATGTTCAGCACGAACAGTCTTTTTTCATGAATGAGGAAACTGGTGACAACTTTGTTTCAGAAAAACTGGATGAAATTCTAGCACAAAAAAACTTTCAGGAAATCAGCGTCATTTCTGCTTTGAACCACTTTACCTTAATGCCTGAAAACTTTTCTGATCATGAATCAGGATACGATTTAATTGCCTACAATTCCGCCGTTGAACGTGAAAAGGAAGAACTCATGCTTTCTGTGAACAAAAAATTCGGCGTTCAGTTTTACTATACTTTTCCGAAAGATTTCTATCAGAAAATTAAGAGTTTGAATCTTCCAACTAAATTCAATTTTTCAGGCGAGAAGTTTTTGAACGCTCTAAATCCGAGAAGTCAGAAGGAAATCCACATCAATCTTTACCATCACCAATGTGAGTTTTTTGCGATTGCTGGAAAAAAAGTAATCCTTTACAATAACCTCGATGTAAATTCGGAAGTTGATTTCCTTTATTTCATCATGTTCACCTTAAGTAAAATAGGATTTGGAATTGACGAAACGCAATTCTACGTTTACGGTGAAACCACTGAAAATGAAACCTTTATTTCAGAACTGCAGAAATTTGTAAAGTATTTGAAAATTGTTTTTGATAATTTACCGAAGAAGAATTTCATACTTGCAGGATGA
- a CDS encoding Smr/MutS family protein, with protein MKIGDQVSVIDEDLKGKVNSVNGNTIVFKDEHGFTHQYKKEKLVLQVGEIYDEVKTVHKKETSKSVSKKHNKKHLVLDLHFENLVNNPSEYDSFERLFTQKQKLMETVEFCRKNKLKQLEIIHGIGEGVLQKMVYDYLIGQTNLEFEEGDFFYHSTGNVVVRFL; from the coding sequence ATGAAAATTGGCGATCAAGTTTCCGTTATTGATGAAGATTTAAAGGGTAAAGTCAATTCCGTGAACGGCAACACAATCGTTTTTAAAGATGAACATGGTTTCACCCATCAATACAAAAAAGAAAAATTGGTGCTACAAGTTGGTGAAATCTACGATGAAGTAAAAACCGTTCACAAAAAGGAAACTTCAAAATCCGTTTCCAAAAAACACAACAAAAAACATTTGGTTCTCGACCTTCATTTTGAAAACCTCGTCAACAATCCTTCAGAGTACGATTCCTTCGAACGACTGTTCACCCAAAAACAAAAATTAATGGAAACGGTGGAGTTTTGTAGAAAGAACAAACTCAAACAATTGGAAATCATTCACGGCATTGGTGAAGGCGTTTTACAGAAAATGGTCTATGATTACTTGATCGGACAAACAAACCTAGAGTTTGAAGAAGGAGACTTTTTCTATCACTCAACGGGTAATGTGGTGGTGAGATTTTTGTAG
- the murI gene encoding glutamate racemase produces the protein MKKKKQDFSHLSAKQPIGIFDSGVGGLTVAKEIKRLLPHEDLIYFGDTKHLPYGEKSREAIVGYSTKITKFLLENNCKAIVIACNSATANALTEVVELVNEKVPVIDVINPVAEKVSYEIHNNVGVIATKATVNSGLYKKSIRKHNKFIKVDELATPLLVPAIEEGFKNHPITHSIIYNYLSNNKLKNIETLILGCTHYPLLIDEIKQYYGNRVRVIDSPNIVASQLKMILEKHHLLNENNTNPSYHFYLSDITKNFEKISKKFFGKNIDLELKVL, from the coding sequence TTGAAAAAGAAAAAACAGGATTTCAGCCATCTTTCAGCAAAACAACCGATTGGGATTTTTGATTCCGGAGTTGGTGGATTAACCGTCGCAAAGGAAATCAAGAGACTTCTTCCGCATGAAGACTTAATTTATTTTGGAGATACGAAACACCTTCCTTATGGTGAAAAATCTCGGGAAGCGATTGTAGGCTATTCCACAAAAATCACCAAATTTTTATTGGAAAATAACTGCAAAGCAATTGTAATTGCCTGTAATTCTGCAACCGCAAATGCTTTGACTGAAGTGGTGGAATTGGTGAATGAAAAAGTTCCGGTAATTGATGTAATTAATCCTGTGGCTGAAAAAGTTTCCTATGAAATCCACAACAATGTGGGCGTAATTGCTACGAAAGCAACCGTAAATTCTGGACTTTACAAAAAATCAATCCGCAAACACAACAAGTTTATCAAGGTGGATGAATTGGCGACTCCGCTTTTGGTCCCTGCCATTGAAGAGGGTTTTAAAAATCACCCCATTACCCATTCAATCATTTATAATTATTTGAGCAACAATAAATTAAAAAACATTGAAACTTTAATTTTAGGTTGTACGCATTATCCGCTTCTGATTGACGAAATTAAACAGTATTATGGAAACCGCGTCCGTGTCATCGATTCACCCAATATTGTGGCGAGTCAGCTGAAAATGATTTTGGAAAAACACCACTTGCTCAACGAAAACAACACCAATCCGAGCTATCATTTCTACCTTTCGGACATTACCAAAAACTTCGAGAAAATTTCTAAAAAATTCTTCGGAAAAAATATTGATTTGGAGCTGAAGGTGCTTTAA
- the glyA gene encoding serine hydroxymethyltransferase — protein MDPIFDLIEQERQRQTHGIELIASENFVSDHVMKAMGSVLTNKYAEGYPGRRYYGGCEVVDEVETLAINRAKELFGVEYANVQPHSGSQANAAIYLSVLKPGDKILGLDLSMGGHLTHGSFVNFSGIQYNANFYGVDRESGLIDYEAMRQKALEVKPKMLIAGYSAYSRDLDFKKFREVADEVGATLWADIAHPAGLIAKGLLSSPFEHCHVVTTTTHKTLRGPRGGLIMMGKDFENTYGHKTPKGETKMMSQVLDGAVFPGIQGGPLEHVIAAKAVSFGEAIDGKFEVYAKQVIANARALANAMIDNGFDIVSGGTDNHLMLVDLRNKNVNGKETEKALVQADITCNKNMVPFDDKSAFTTSGIRLGTAAITTRGLKESDMQTIAGLINDVVMNIKDENVISGVRKKVNELMDSKPLFEG, from the coding sequence ATGGATCCAATTTTCGACCTCATTGAACAGGAAAGACAAAGACAAACTCACGGAATAGAACTTATCGCATCAGAAAATTTTGTTTCTGATCATGTAATGAAAGCGATGGGAAGCGTCCTCACCAATAAATATGCAGAAGGTTATCCGGGAAGAAGATATTATGGCGGTTGCGAAGTGGTGGACGAAGTTGAGACTTTGGCGATTAATCGTGCGAAAGAACTTTTCGGGGTGGAATATGCGAATGTTCAACCGCACTCCGGTTCACAGGCGAATGCGGCGATTTATCTTTCAGTTCTAAAACCAGGTGACAAGATTTTGGGATTGGATTTATCGATGGGTGGTCATTTAACACATGGTTCTTTTGTGAATTTTTCCGGGATTCAGTACAACGCCAATTTCTATGGAGTTGACCGTGAAAGCGGATTGATTGATTATGAAGCCATGCGTCAAAAAGCTTTGGAAGTGAAACCAAAAATGTTGATTGCGGGTTATTCTGCCTATTCCAGAGATTTGGATTTCAAAAAATTCCGTGAAGTTGCGGATGAAGTTGGAGCTACACTTTGGGCAGACATTGCACATCCGGCAGGTTTGATTGCGAAAGGATTATTGAGTTCACCGTTTGAACACTGCCATGTGGTGACCACGACAACTCATAAAACATTGCGTGGGCCAAGAGGCGGATTAATTATGATGGGCAAAGATTTTGAAAATACTTACGGTCACAAAACCCCAAAAGGAGAAACTAAAATGATGAGCCAGGTCTTAGACGGAGCAGTTTTCCCAGGAATTCAGGGTGGTCCGCTTGAACATGTTATAGCCGCCAAAGCTGTTTCTTTTGGAGAAGCGATTGATGGGAAATTTGAAGTGTATGCGAAACAAGTGATCGCAAACGCAAGAGCATTAGCAAACGCAATGATTGACAACGGTTTCGATATCGTAAGCGGCGGAACGGACAACCACTTAATGCTGGTGGATCTTCGCAATAAAAACGTCAACGGGAAAGAGACCGAAAAGGCACTGGTTCAAGCCGACATTACCTGTAATAAAAACATGGTTCCTTTCGATGACAAATCGGCGTTCACTACTTCCGGAATCCGTTTGGGAACAGCCGCGATTACCACTAGAGGCCTCAAGGAAAGCGATATGCAGACTATTGCAGGACTGATCAATGATGTGGTAATGAATATTAAAGATGAGAATGTAATTTCTGGTGTTCGCAAGAAAGTCAATGAGTTGATGGATTCGAAACCGCTTTTTGAGGGTTAA
- a CDS encoding PorP/SprF family type IX secretion system membrane protein, whose product MRKISLLFFVFTFLGLFKSQETLPYYQQYLMDGDFLFNPALYGKTDDVVLNLNYQKQFSKFDQSPNVQSIGMHANVFDRVGAGLSFFRDQNGAISSNGISAGGSYFIPIDDDGERKSQFSFGTNVNFYNMHIDLAMLNPETPGDPTLGPDVNSIFLVYANMGMAVTYRKFFAGISVNDIALTNDIPIVNGIEPEPTKFIFNTGYDFYMGEQFFVTPSVLMNFNTNSSKMIDLNLMATVLGDENSFSAGASFRTSNNKFGNQSLGISPIIKAKVNRFTFGASYNFGLSDIQQYAGSSFMLSVGYNFENFINSRGFRY is encoded by the coding sequence ATGAGAAAAATATCTCTGTTATTTTTCGTTTTTACCTTTCTGGGGCTCTTTAAAAGTCAGGAAACCTTACCATATTACCAACAATATTTGATGGACGGCGATTTTCTTTTCAATCCTGCGCTTTACGGAAAAACGGACGATGTGGTGCTGAACCTGAATTATCAGAAACAGTTTTCAAAATTCGACCAGTCACCCAATGTACAGTCGATTGGGATGCATGCGAATGTTTTCGACAGAGTTGGAGCAGGTTTGTCATTCTTTCGTGACCAGAACGGCGCGATTTCTTCGAATGGAATTTCGGCGGGAGGTTCCTATTTTATTCCGATAGATGATGATGGCGAAAGAAAAAGTCAGTTTTCCTTTGGTACGAACGTGAATTTTTACAATATGCATATCGATTTGGCCATGCTGAATCCAGAAACTCCGGGTGATCCTACTTTAGGTCCGGATGTTAATTCCATTTTTTTGGTGTATGCCAATATGGGAATGGCGGTAACTTACCGTAAATTTTTTGCGGGAATTTCAGTAAACGATATCGCTTTAACCAACGATATTCCAATCGTCAACGGAATTGAGCCGGAACCCACCAAATTCATTTTCAATACTGGTTATGATTTTTATATGGGTGAACAGTTTTTTGTGACTCCATCAGTTTTAATGAATTTCAATACCAATTCTTCTAAAATGATCGACCTGAATTTAATGGCGACCGTTTTGGGGGATGAAAACTCTTTTTCAGCTGGAGCAAGTTTCAGAACATCCAATAATAAATTTGGTAATCAGAGTTTGGGGATTTCACCCATTATCAAGGCAAAAGTGAACCGATTTACTTTTGGAGCGAGTTACAATTTCGGACTTTCAGATATTCAGCAATATGCCGGAAGCAGCTTTATGTTGAGCGTGGGTTATAATTTTGAGAACTTTATCAATTCAAGAGGATTTAGGTATTAG
- a CDS encoding four helix bundle protein: protein MSFKFEKLIIWQDSMTFGEEIYLMSKTFPNEETFNLTSQIRRAVDSVALNISEGSILQSNKEFRRFLGYAIRSISEIVTCLYKAKYRNYINEEIFDEHYDKSYKLMNTIIAFRKKLL, encoded by the coding sequence ATGAGTTTTAAGTTTGAAAAATTGATTATTTGGCAGGATTCGATGACATTTGGTGAAGAAATTTATTTGATGTCTAAAACTTTTCCAAATGAAGAAACTTTTAACCTAACATCACAGATTCGGAGAGCGGTAGATTCGGTAGCGTTGAATATTTCAGAAGGTAGTATTTTACAAAGCAATAAAGAGTTCAGACGATTTTTAGGTTATGCGATTCGTTCTATTTCTGAAATAGTAACTTGTCTCTACAAAGCAAAATATAGAAATTATATCAATGAAGAAATTTTTGATGAACATTACGATAAATCGTACAAGTTAATGAATACGATTATTGCGTTCAGAAAGAAACTACTCTAA